In the genome of Mixta calida, the window TCATATTATTTCTCCTCGTGTGAGTTAACAGAATGCATATATTTATCAGTGGGGAGACAAATATATGCGCATCCAACGCTTTTAAATCTAGCGGGTAGCAGTGGGATTGCAAGGAAACGGCAGCTAAAAGTTTTTCTTATGGTGAGTAAAAATAACTTAAGTCCGCGTTACGTAACGGTTAAATGAAAATGTTATATTTTATGAATGAGGCCGATAATAACTGTTGCCGCTGAGCTTGTTCACCTGCGCAAATAGAACAGAGACGGTTATCAGGAATGGATGCCAGGATTGTTCCTGGATCGGCAGGCCAGGCAAACAATAAAAATTAGCATTCAGAAACTTCCGCTTCGTTTATTTTGATCTTTAATTAGAGGGCAACACTGATTCCACTACTACGGAGGAGATGACTGATGCATACGACATGGTTACGATCCCGTGAACTTCCTCATCTGGGGACTTTCATCGTGTTGAAGAAAGGAAAAGCCGCGTGGCTGCTGCTGCGCAATGGCGGAGCCGTATTCCGCTCTGTCCGATGGCTGCGGCGGCACAGCCATGCTTTTGAACCGGTTAACGGCCTGCCGCGCGCGCAGTAGTTTTTGTTCAGGCGTCGTCATGCGCGGCGCCTGATCCTTCCGCCATTTTCATCTCTGTTCTTCCTGATTTTGCTGGCTCAGCGCCTGTAAAAAGTGACGTTTCACCGCTTCGGCATCAACGCCGAGACAGATGCGCTGCGGCGTACAGTCGGCGAAAGCGTTATGGCGTGAGGCAAGCTGCGTTAGCTGCCGCTGGGTTTGTCCGCTGGCAATGCCGTCGGTGACGACGCGGATCGGCGCCTCCACGCAGTGAAACCAGTCGGGATTTACCAGCCAGCTGATCGTTAAGGTATCGTGCAGCGCCATACCGTCGAAACGCTCTTTTTGCAGGCTGTAATCGAGATAGCTGCGTGAAATGGCCTCCAGCACCGGCTGCTGCAACGCGCGTATCGCCTCGCCGCCGACCAGCACCTGATGCGTCACATCCAGCGGCACCAGCACGATCGGCAGCGCCGAACTGAGCACCTGATCCGCCGCGTGCGGATCTTTCCAGATATTGAATTCGCTGAAGGGCGTGACGTTGCCCGCATGCCCGTCGGTGCCAAAGGCGCCGCCCATGATCACCAGCTCTTTTACCTTCGAGACGATCTCCGGCGCCTGGTTAAGGGCGCTGGCGATATTGGTCAACGGACCGATCGCCACCAGCGTAATTTCGCCGGGGCGCGCGTTAACGCTGCGAATAATAAACTCGACGGCGTTCTCCGCTTCGCCGCTAAAAGGGTTAGCGAACACG includes:
- a CDS encoding nucleoside hydrolase; the encoded protein is MRDIILDTDIGVDDAFALAYAARTQRLLGITTVFGNVTVDQAVKNARLFCQKMAIDAPIYRGCSRPLALAPTAPAAQVHGADGLGGVFANPFSGEAENAVEFIIRSVNARPGEITLVAIGPLTNIASALNQAPEIVSKVKELVIMGGAFGTDGHAGNVTPFSEFNIWKDPHAADQVLSSALPIVLVPLDVTHQVLVGGEAIRALQQPVLEAISRSYLDYSLQKERFDGMALHDTLTISWLVNPDWFHCVEAPIRVVTDGIASGQTQRQLTQLASRHNAFADCTPQRICLGVDAEAVKRHFLQALSQQNQEEQR